In Dehalococcoidia bacterium, a single window of DNA contains:
- a CDS encoding pyridoxal-phosphate dependent enzyme has product MDDALASNGAPPPDVVMAQIGVGSLAVAIVRHYRGPGAPHIARIVGVEPEAAACALASVETGRIVSVKTGESVMAGLNCGTPSIIAFPALRDGIDAYVTVDDARAIEAMRVLADEGFVSGETGASGVAGLLELLEGAAADEARARLGITGTTRVLLVSTEGATDPASYRRAIG; this is encoded by the coding sequence ATCGACGATGCACTAGCATCGAACGGCGCGCCACCTCCGGATGTGGTGATGGCGCAGATCGGCGTCGGGTCGCTGGCGGTGGCGATCGTCCGGCACTATCGCGGACCGGGTGCGCCGCACATTGCACGGATCGTCGGCGTTGAGCCGGAAGCGGCGGCATGCGCACTGGCGTCGGTTGAGACGGGCCGCATCGTCAGCGTCAAGACGGGCGAGTCGGTGATGGCGGGACTGAACTGCGGCACGCCCTCGATCATCGCGTTCCCCGCGCTGCGCGACGGCATCGACGCCTACGTGACGGTCGATGATGCGCGCGCGATCGAGGCGATGAGGGTGCTGGCGGACGAGGGCTTCGTGTCCGGCGAGACCGGTGCCTCGGGTGTGGCTGGCCTGCTCGAACTCCTCGAAGGCGCAGCGGCCGACGAAGCCCGCGCGCGCCTCGGCATCACGGGAACGACCCGAGTGCTGCTAGTCTCGACCGAGGGCGCGACGGATCCCGCATCGTACCGTCGCGCAATCGGCTGA
- a CDS encoding nickel-binding protein — MPLYMDIHPDLAGATPAEVQAAHERDLGVQDKYGVRFLTYWFNDREGRAFCLVEAPDTGTALAVHREAHGLMPGNIIEVDTPAVEQFLGNYRDFVPDAARLEGKNDPGVRGIMFTDMKDSVAQNVRIGDDAALEVVRIHNQIVRARLGTHGGRQVKHTGDGIMASFTSVSRAVECTMTIQRAIDEHNVQNAEVAILLKIGLSAGEPVEDSDDLFGVSVSLSARMCAHATAGQILIASVVRDLCIGKKFAFNDLGQIPFKGFSDPVHVYEVNWQSAPV; from the coding sequence ATGCCGCTCTACATGGACATTCACCCGGATCTCGCCGGCGCGACGCCGGCGGAGGTGCAAGCCGCGCACGAGCGTGACCTGGGGGTGCAGGACAAGTACGGTGTGCGCTTCCTGACGTACTGGTTCAACGATCGCGAGGGCCGGGCGTTTTGCCTGGTCGAGGCCCCGGACACCGGGACTGCGCTCGCCGTGCATCGTGAGGCGCACGGACTGATGCCGGGCAACATCATCGAGGTCGACACCCCGGCGGTCGAACAGTTCCTGGGGAACTACCGGGACTTCGTTCCGGACGCCGCGAGGCTCGAAGGCAAGAACGATCCGGGCGTCCGGGGGATCATGTTCACGGACATGAAGGACTCCGTGGCTCAGAACGTCCGCATCGGTGATGACGCGGCGCTCGAGGTGGTACGCATTCATAATCAGATCGTGCGCGCGCGGCTTGGCACGCATGGTGGGCGCCAGGTCAAGCACACGGGCGACGGCATCATGGCGTCGTTTACGTCGGTCTCGCGCGCCGTCGAATGCACCATGACGATCCAGCGCGCGATCGACGAGCACAACGTGCAGAACGCCGAGGTGGCCATTCTCCTGAAGATCGGACTAAGCGCTGGCGAGCCGGTGGAGGACAGCGATGACTTGTTCGGCGTCTCGGTGTCGCTTTCGGCGCGGATGTGCGCGCACGCGACGGCCGGGCAGATCTTGATCGCCAGCGTCGTGCGGGACCTCTGCATTGGCAAGAAGTTCGCGTTCAACGACCTGGGGCAGATCCCCTTCAAGGGTTTTAGCGACCCCGTGCACGTGTACGAAGTGAACTGGCAGAGCGCGCCGGTCTGA
- a CDS encoding Rieske 2Fe-2S domain-containing protein, with product MPKVEVPLTPVHEIPSEGSKIVEFFGRELHIVRGAEGGPAAFMNVCVHFGGTLVCSDGQFVCQWHGATFDACDGRRMSGPAAEGSGLMLLPTEIRDGVLTYVFAWGEDVG from the coding sequence ATGCCTAAGGTTGAAGTCCCCCTGACCCCCGTACACGAGATCCCCAGCGAAGGCAGCAAGATCGTCGAGTTCTTTGGCAGGGAGTTGCACATCGTGCGCGGAGCGGAGGGCGGCCCGGCCGCGTTCATGAACGTGTGCGTCCACTTCGGCGGCACGCTCGTCTGCTCCGACGGGCAGTTCGTCTGCCAGTGGCACGGCGCCACCTTTGATGCCTGCGATGGCCGCCGCATGTCCGGGCCAGCGGCGGAGGGCTCGGGGCTCATGCTCCTGCCGACCGAGATCCGGGACGGCGTGCTGACCTACGTCTTTGCCTGGGGCGAAGACGTAGGCTGA
- a CDS encoding ATP-binding protein: MATTKVDKREYRLTLSLSVLDDLGRNLYSSIPAVLSEAVANAWDADANAVAITFNFSKGTITILDDGMGMDYNEVNDKYLTVGYHRRENKSVLTPAKRHPMGRKGIGKLSLFAIADRIEIQTVKLDKNQKIADRNGFVMRTADVAKNAKAGKVYNPIALDPANVTLTRGTRIVLSALTRTPTAPTIPALRKRLARRFSVIGAQHNFEVLIDGKPIGVTDRDYFDQLQYLWSIGEVGDTYDKLAANAEKKITLAGAIEYGGKTYSVSGWVGTFQHQRSLNPEEGDNTVSVLAWGKVLHEDLLPEIKKAGIFTKYLIGEIRADFLDLDDQRDIATSDRQHVQEDDPRFQALSGWFRASVLGPVENAWGAWRADSALEDALKIPSIRDWHDQLSKDHRRFAKQLFAKIGRLHAADIETRAELYRNAILAFERLKLKEALSDIDKLPEQPDFETLSAIFQGIDEIEAAEYHRITTTRVEVIRTLAKLVDQNEKERVIQEYLFDHLWLLDSSWERASTKPRVEQRVSKEFDKVTAKLSAEEQKARLDIRYKSAAGKHIIVELKRSSVSVNVHDLLKQLDKYRSALEKCLEKYFPDEPKEIETVAVVGKKPTGGGVDDQMRVAHARYVTYDGLIGASLEAYRDYTTADEKVAGLNAILSNIEDELHKLADSQA; encoded by the coding sequence ATGGCGACGACGAAGGTGGACAAGCGCGAGTACAGGCTCACACTGAGCCTCAGCGTGCTCGATGATCTGGGTCGTAATCTTTACAGCAGTATCCCCGCAGTGTTGTCCGAGGCCGTCGCCAATGCGTGGGATGCCGACGCGAACGCCGTCGCAATCACGTTCAATTTCTCGAAGGGCACAATCACTATTCTCGACGATGGCATGGGTATGGATTACAACGAGGTCAACGATAAGTATTTGACGGTTGGGTACCACCGGCGTGAAAACAAGTCGGTGCTCACTCCGGCCAAACGTCATCCGATGGGTCGCAAAGGAATCGGCAAGCTTTCGTTGTTCGCTATTGCAGACCGCATTGAGATTCAGACCGTCAAGCTGGACAAAAACCAAAAGATTGCGGACAGGAATGGTTTCGTGATGAGGACAGCGGACGTGGCAAAGAATGCCAAGGCTGGCAAGGTCTACAACCCGATAGCGCTAGACCCGGCCAATGTCACACTCACGAGAGGAACGCGCATTGTACTTTCCGCACTCACAAGAACTCCGACCGCACCAACGATCCCTGCGCTGAGAAAGCGGCTCGCCCGTCGCTTCAGCGTAATAGGCGCTCAGCACAATTTTGAAGTGCTGATTGACGGCAAACCCATCGGTGTCACCGATCGGGATTACTTCGATCAACTCCAATACCTGTGGTCGATCGGCGAGGTCGGCGATACATACGACAAGCTAGCAGCAAACGCGGAGAAGAAGATCACGCTTGCGGGCGCCATCGAATACGGGGGTAAGACATATTCCGTTAGCGGCTGGGTTGGCACTTTCCAGCATCAACGGAGCCTCAATCCTGAAGAAGGCGACAACACTGTGTCGGTGTTGGCTTGGGGCAAGGTCCTTCATGAAGACCTACTCCCTGAGATCAAAAAGGCGGGGATATTTACGAAGTATCTGATCGGCGAGATCCGGGCGGACTTTTTAGATTTGGACGACCAGCGCGACATCGCGACGAGTGATCGTCAACACGTTCAAGAGGACGACCCCAGATTTCAGGCACTGTCGGGGTGGTTCAGAGCAAGCGTCTTGGGACCGGTTGAGAACGCATGGGGCGCTTGGCGCGCTGACTCTGCGCTTGAAGATGCACTCAAGATCCCTTCGATTCGCGACTGGCATGACCAGTTGTCTAAGGATCACAGGCGATTTGCTAAGCAGCTCTTTGCGAAGATAGGTCGGCTTCACGCCGCCGACATCGAGACTAGGGCAGAGCTTTACAGAAACGCGATTTTAGCATTTGAGCGACTCAAGCTGAAGGAAGCACTGTCCGACATTGACAAGCTTCCGGAGCAGCCCGACTTCGAAACGCTCTCAGCGATATTCCAAGGCATCGACGAAATTGAGGCCGCCGAGTACCACCGCATCACCACCACCCGGGTCGAGGTAATTCGCACGTTGGCGAAGCTTGTCGATCAAAATGAGAAGGAGCGGGTAATCCAGGAGTACTTATTCGATCATCTATGGCTGCTCGATTCATCCTGGGAACGTGCGTCAACCAAGCCTCGTGTTGAGCAGCGGGTATCGAAGGAGTTCGACAAAGTGACCGCGAAGTTGAGTGCCGAGGAACAGAAGGCGCGCCTCGACATTCGATACAAGAGTGCGGCAGGCAAGCACATAATTGTCGAGCTAAAGCGCTCTAGTGTTTCCGTCAACGTGCACGACCTTCTGAAGCAACTGGACAAGTACCGGAGCGCGCTAGAGAAGTGCCTCGAAAAGTACTTTCCCGATGAGCCCAAAGAGATCGAGACCGTCGCAGTAGTCGGGAAAAAGCCCACCGGCGGCGGCGTGGATGACCAAATGCGCGTCGCTCATGCTCGCTACGTGACTTACGATGGTTTGATCGGCGCCTCGCTGGAGGCATATCGGGACTACACGACCGCCGACGAGAAGGTTGCTGGACTTAACGCGATCTTGTCCAACATCGAAGACGAACTACACAAGTTGGCCGACTCCCAGGCCTAA
- a CDS encoding VWA domain-containing protein, whose product MALDQQFLDEVERKLTQHSPSLATEFRRASEELMPLLDEADFRTWADEGVELAGHSLRSWEAAVDYFRVSPEVLKVLPSAGFRRWAHAGRSLAEYSSVVAAAFLRASPDTVRYLDEHQIVEWATLGQRLYKGHWKSISLTTVYFSASPGLLTSMTMGELARLVTLIESVAERSYELASACLDAAPHLFRSLDKSDRGAFLTLATAVGDASWADVRICFERAPNLLAPIDASARSRFLTLASNVARQSGRHAYSLFAEGAMALESVPQDSHHDLLSMAEELATASPTAAMEFLKSSPEVLKRIRIAELARWHEAGTRILGQSVEGGEAYFRLESGKGEEMLQTLSSRVELTRVGEVLRLYCKALTGTNVSIHPVSYLAEKGIGWVSENRPSTEGTTVYLPEFVEEYVERAQNFSVYKVFATHQAAHLEFGSFFFRWLRPGSLVETKRQERERARIVSGAQQARERGYLTDMERFFDLFDDRLLASDLFAVVEDTRIDTMVRREYGGIRKAWQRTQENELETRRLPNQMPLRQALVENLIRASLDGADTMIWPRLLQPVLQSAIQALFVMKEKGATIEDASETTLALYEIVAKVPNIAPDDLDDFDWETVSEEALQMMMSAGGEGAEGGEPSPMPQGMEQDYESPEAVDFRGDFKPELVQLLMRLRLKDGEVSQDGTLSPLTQEQLQELFEKSVEITVGAMAEGDLASTMGLFLSNLEKEAGTPIGDQQQGELKDGTPGVEDGADDQELPVEVKSFYYDEWDFRAADYKPNWCRVQERVLDEGEDTYYEETLREHAALVNETRRQFELLKPELYRKIKRLLDGEEFDLDAVVDWAIERKAGTSYTDKVYWRRNKIERDVAVAFLLDMSASTDEEIEKRKQKYADDDDFDDDPRKYFQWLAQRRAAQSIAPPKRIIDLEKESIVLFIRALETIGDSYGIYGFSGYGRDNVEFYVIKDLEETFSDKVKKRIDKVAPIRSTRMGPAIRHAVAKLDAYDAKVKIMMLVSDGRPQDHGYGRDRTEKEYAIHDTKQALLEARRKGITPFALTVDKEGHDYLGQMCEDMGYEVVADIEQLPQRLPTLYRRLTE is encoded by the coding sequence GTGGCCCTCGACCAGCAGTTTCTCGACGAAGTTGAGCGAAAGCTCACGCAGCATTCGCCTTCGCTGGCGACCGAGTTCCGCCGCGCCTCCGAGGAGCTGATGCCGCTCCTGGACGAAGCCGACTTCCGCACCTGGGCGGACGAAGGCGTCGAGCTGGCTGGCCACTCTCTGCGGTCCTGGGAGGCCGCCGTCGACTACTTTCGCGTCTCGCCTGAAGTGCTGAAGGTGCTGCCTTCGGCCGGATTTCGGCGCTGGGCGCATGCCGGCCGCTCGCTGGCCGAGTACTCCTCGGTGGTCGCCGCGGCGTTCCTGCGCGCGAGTCCGGACACGGTGCGCTACCTCGACGAGCATCAGATCGTCGAGTGGGCGACGCTGGGCCAGCGTCTGTACAAGGGGCACTGGAAGTCGATCTCGCTCACGACGGTCTATTTCAGCGCCAGCCCCGGCCTGCTGACCAGCATGACGATGGGCGAACTGGCCCGGCTCGTGACGCTCATCGAATCGGTGGCCGAGCGCTCGTACGAGCTGGCGTCGGCGTGCCTCGATGCGGCGCCGCACCTGTTCCGCTCGCTCGACAAGTCCGACCGCGGCGCGTTCCTGACGCTCGCGACGGCGGTCGGCGATGCGTCGTGGGCCGACGTGCGCATCTGCTTCGAGCGCGCGCCGAACCTGCTCGCACCGATCGACGCGTCGGCGCGCAGCCGCTTCCTCACGCTCGCGTCGAACGTCGCACGGCAGAGCGGGCGCCACGCCTACTCGCTCTTCGCCGAGGGCGCGATGGCGCTCGAATCCGTGCCGCAGGACAGCCACCACGACCTGCTGTCGATGGCCGAAGAGCTGGCGACTGCGTCGCCGACGGCGGCGATGGAGTTTCTGAAAAGCTCGCCCGAAGTGCTGAAGCGCATCCGCATCGCCGAACTGGCGCGCTGGCACGAAGCGGGCACGCGCATCCTCGGCCAGAGCGTCGAGGGCGGCGAAGCGTACTTCCGCCTCGAGTCCGGCAAGGGCGAGGAAATGCTGCAGACGCTGTCGTCGCGCGTCGAACTGACGCGCGTCGGCGAAGTGCTGCGGCTCTACTGCAAGGCGCTCACCGGCACCAACGTCTCGATCCATCCGGTGTCGTATCTCGCGGAAAAAGGCATCGGCTGGGTGAGCGAAAATCGTCCGAGCACCGAGGGCACGACGGTCTACCTGCCGGAGTTCGTCGAAGAGTACGTCGAGCGCGCGCAGAACTTCTCCGTGTACAAGGTGTTCGCGACGCACCAGGCGGCGCACCTGGAGTTCGGCAGCTTCTTCTTTCGCTGGCTGCGCCCCGGCTCGCTCGTCGAGACGAAGCGCCAAGAGCGCGAGCGCGCGCGCATCGTGTCCGGCGCGCAACAGGCGCGCGAGCGCGGCTATCTCACCGACATGGAGCGCTTCTTCGACCTCTTCGACGACCGGCTGCTCGCGTCGGACCTCTTCGCCGTCGTCGAAGATACGCGCATCGACACAATGGTGCGGCGCGAGTACGGCGGCATCCGCAAGGCGTGGCAGCGCACGCAGGAGAACGAACTGGAGACGCGGCGGCTGCCGAACCAGATGCCGCTGCGCCAGGCGCTCGTGGAAAACCTGATCCGCGCCAGCCTCGACGGCGCCGACACGATGATCTGGCCGCGGCTCCTGCAACCTGTGCTGCAGAGCGCGATTCAGGCGCTCTTCGTCATGAAGGAGAAGGGCGCGACGATCGAAGACGCGTCGGAGACGACGCTCGCGCTGTACGAGATCGTCGCGAAGGTGCCGAACATCGCGCCGGACGACCTCGACGACTTCGACTGGGAGACCGTGTCGGAGGAGGCGCTGCAGATGATGATGTCCGCCGGCGGCGAAGGTGCGGAGGGCGGCGAGCCCTCGCCGATGCCGCAGGGCATGGAGCAGGACTACGAGAGCCCTGAGGCCGTCGACTTCCGCGGCGACTTCAAGCCCGAACTGGTGCAGCTTCTGATGCGCTTGCGCCTCAAGGACGGCGAAGTCAGCCAGGACGGCACGCTCTCGCCGCTGACGCAGGAGCAACTGCAGGAGTTGTTCGAGAAGAGCGTCGAGATCACCGTCGGCGCCATGGCCGAAGGCGATCTGGCGTCGACGATGGGCCTGTTTCTGTCGAACCTCGAGAAGGAAGCGGGCACGCCGATCGGCGACCAGCAGCAGGGTGAACTGAAGGACGGCACGCCGGGCGTCGAAGACGGCGCCGACGACCAGGAGTTGCCCGTCGAAGTGAAGTCGTTCTACTACGACGAGTGGGACTTCCGCGCCGCCGACTACAAGCCGAACTGGTGCCGCGTCCAGGAGCGCGTGCTCGACGAGGGCGAGGACACGTACTACGAAGAGACGCTGCGCGAGCACGCCGCGCTCGTCAACGAGACGCGCCGCCAGTTCGAGCTGCTGAAGCCGGAGCTGTACCGCAAGATCAAGAGGCTGCTCGACGGCGAGGAGTTCGACCTGGACGCGGTCGTCGACTGGGCGATCGAGCGCAAAGCCGGCACGTCGTACACCGACAAGGTGTACTGGCGGCGCAACAAGATCGAGCGCGACGTCGCCGTCGCGTTCCTGCTCGACATGAGCGCATCGACCGACGAGGAGATCGAAAAGCGCAAGCAGAAGTACGCCGACGACGATGACTTCGATGACGACCCGCGCAAGTACTTCCAGTGGCTGGCACAGCGCCGCGCCGCGCAGTCGATCGCGCCGCCCAAGCGCATCATCGACCTCGAGAAGGAGAGCATCGTGCTCTTCATCCGGGCGCTGGAGACGATCGGCGACAGCTACGGCATCTACGGATTCAGTGGCTACGGGCGCGACAACGTCGAGTTCTACGTGATCAAGGACCTGGAAGAGACGTTCAGCGACAAGGTGAAGAAGCGCATCGACAAGGTGGCGCCGATCCGTTCGACGCGCATGGGCCCGGCGATCCGCCACGCGGTCGCCAAGCTCGACGCGTACGACGCGAAGGTCAAGATCATGATGCTGGTGTCAGACGGCCGGCCGCAGGACCACGGCTACGGCCGCGACCGCACCGAGAAGGAATACGCGATCCACGACACGAAGCAGGCGCTGCTCGAAGCGCGCCGCAAAGGCATCACGCCGTTCGCGCTGACCGTCGATAAAGAAGGCCACGACTACCTGGGCCAGATGTGCGAAGACATGGGCTACGAAGTCGTCGCCGACATCGAACAGCTACCGCAGCGCCTGCCGACGCTGTACCGGCGGTTGACGGAGTAG
- a CDS encoding IS1595 family transposase has protein sequence MHKEPARKGQLFSITDGTLTESDARAMLERIRWPDGLVCVFADCGGAEVYRIEVKASQRKNGKAVSPRHLYKCKACRRQFSVTKGTIFEDSKIPLRTWILVMYRMCSSKKGLSAFQVHREFGMSYKNAWFMAHRIRFAMFEKDPSILEGTVEADETYIGGKPRGHRFHRAAATARARYRGEKSPRIEAMERKTPVFGILERGGKVRAMAMPDLSQREVERVLLANLKRGKTQLMTDEHKYYHWISGAFPHGVIRHYSEYVRGDIHTQGIEGFWSQLKRGLTSTYHHVDQGYLNQYVQEFAFRHNTRHITDTERFNALLANVSGRLDWYLTSSEPS, from the coding sequence ATGCACAAAGAACCAGCACGCAAGGGACAACTATTCAGCATCACGGACGGCACGCTGACCGAATCAGACGCCCGCGCCATGCTCGAACGCATACGCTGGCCTGACGGTCTCGTGTGTGTCTTTGCGGACTGCGGCGGCGCTGAGGTCTACCGGATCGAAGTGAAGGCTTCGCAGCGCAAGAACGGCAAGGCCGTCTCTCCGCGTCACCTGTACAAGTGCAAGGCGTGTCGGCGTCAATTCTCTGTCACGAAGGGGACGATCTTCGAGGACAGCAAGATCCCCCTACGGACCTGGATACTCGTCATGTACCGCATGTGCTCCAGTAAGAAGGGACTCAGCGCGTTCCAGGTTCACCGCGAGTTCGGCATGAGCTACAAGAATGCGTGGTTCATGGCGCACCGCATCCGCTTCGCCATGTTCGAGAAAGACCCGTCCATACTCGAAGGCACCGTAGAAGCCGACGAGACGTACATCGGCGGCAAGCCGCGCGGTCACCGTTTCCACCGCGCCGCAGCCACCGCGAGGGCGAGGTACAGGGGCGAGAAGTCACCGCGCATCGAAGCGATGGAGCGCAAGACGCCTGTGTTCGGGATACTCGAACGCGGGGGGAAGGTCAGGGCTATGGCGATGCCTGACCTGTCTCAGCGCGAGGTCGAGCGGGTGCTACTGGCCAACCTCAAGCGCGGCAAGACCCAACTCATGACCGACGAGCACAAATACTACCACTGGATAAGCGGCGCGTTCCCGCATGGCGTCATTCGCCACTACTCCGAGTACGTCAGGGGCGACATTCACACGCAGGGCATCGAGGGCTTCTGGAGCCAGCTAAAGCGCGGCCTCACGAGCACCTACCATCACGTCGATCAGGGCTACTTGAACCAGTACGTGCAGGAATTCGCGTTCCGCCACAACACGCGCCACATAACCGATACGGAGCGGTTCAACGCGCTTTTGGCGAACGTTTCCGGACGTTTGGACTGGTACCTGACTTCTTCGGAGCCTTCTTAG
- a CDS encoding pyridoxal-phosphate dependent enzyme produces the protein MPRVFFNPHARERIVERGSGREPMRFHERLPGYAPTPLVAAPGLAERLGVASVLVKDESSRLGLPAFKLLGASWATYQLAIRRLGHEPQWRTLDELRAHFAVLRPLALTTATDGNHGRAVAHVARLFGFEARIFVPAGTAQARIDAIASEGATVTVVDGSYDDAVRRAAEEAGDRCIVVSDTSWPGYTEVAAWVNGRILHDPA, from the coding sequence ATGCCACGAGTCTTCTTCAACCCGCACGCACGCGAACGCATCGTCGAGCGCGGATCCGGGCGCGAGCCAATGCGCTTCCACGAGCGGCTACCCGGCTACGCGCCGACACCGCTCGTGGCGGCGCCGGGACTCGCAGAGCGCCTCGGCGTGGCGTCGGTGCTCGTCAAGGACGAATCGTCGCGGCTCGGCCTGCCGGCGTTCAAGCTGCTGGGTGCGTCGTGGGCGACGTATCAACTCGCGATTCGGCGGCTTGGCCACGAGCCGCAATGGCGCACGCTCGACGAGTTGCGCGCGCACTTCGCCGTGTTGCGGCCACTCGCGCTGACCACCGCCACCGATGGCAACCACGGACGCGCCGTCGCGCATGTCGCGCGGCTCTTCGGGTTCGAAGCGCGGATCTTCGTGCCGGCGGGCACGGCGCAGGCGCGGATCGATGCCATCGCGTCGGAAGGCGCGACGGTTACGGTGGTAGACGGCAGTTATGACGACGCAGTGCGCCGCGCCGCCGAAGAAGCAGGCGACCGGTGCATCGTCGTGTCGGACACGTCGTGGCCCGGCTACACGGAAGTCGCCGCCTGGGTGAACGGACGGATACTCCACGATCCTGCATGA
- a CDS encoding nitronate monooxygenase translates to MIRTPLCDLLGIDVPICSAGMAGGTARADLAAAVSNAGGLGGLGGIYREGPEYLRSQIQATRDLTSKPFSVNLWIFLLDVAPQFLDVCIEERVPSVTLSFGDPGDHARRAKDAGMVVLHQVQTVAAAKRAAEASVDAIIAQGGEAGGHTGAVATMALVPQAVDVAGGIPVIAAGGIADGRGLVAALALGAQGVIMGTRFVAAEESQPEAHAHREQIIAATADDTVFTDVFDIMDGMKWPDGISGRSIRTPFAQEWHGRETELHDHRQAIIDEAGGAVPDRAHSAYAGQSAGLVRDVKPAAQIIADVMREAESVVRGLPRG, encoded by the coding sequence ATGATCCGCACGCCTCTCTGCGACCTGCTCGGGATCGATGTACCGATCTGCAGCGCGGGCATGGCCGGTGGCACGGCGCGCGCCGATCTCGCCGCGGCCGTCTCCAACGCGGGCGGCCTGGGCGGACTCGGCGGCATCTACCGCGAGGGACCCGAGTACCTGCGCTCGCAGATCCAGGCGACGCGCGACCTCACGTCGAAGCCGTTCAGCGTCAATCTCTGGATCTTCCTGCTCGACGTCGCGCCGCAGTTCCTCGACGTGTGCATCGAAGAGCGCGTGCCTTCGGTGACGCTGAGCTTTGGCGACCCCGGCGATCACGCCCGGCGCGCGAAGGATGCCGGCATGGTGGTCCTGCACCAGGTGCAGACCGTCGCCGCGGCGAAGCGCGCCGCCGAAGCGAGCGTCGACGCGATCATCGCGCAGGGCGGCGAGGCGGGCGGCCATACGGGCGCCGTCGCGACGATGGCGCTCGTGCCGCAGGCCGTCGACGTCGCGGGCGGCATCCCGGTGATCGCGGCGGGTGGTATCGCCGACGGCCGCGGGCTCGTCGCGGCGCTGGCGCTGGGCGCGCAGGGCGTGATCATGGGCACGCGCTTCGTCGCCGCCGAAGAATCACAGCCGGAGGCGCACGCGCATCGCGAGCAGATCATCGCCGCGACCGCCGACGACACGGTCTTCACCGATGTCTTCGACATCATGGACGGCATGAAGTGGCCGGACGGCATCTCCGGCCGATCGATCCGCACGCCGTTCGCGCAGGAGTGGCACGGGCGCGAGACCGAACTGCACGATCACCGCCAAGCGATCATCGACGAAGCCGGCGGCGCCGTGCCGGACCGCGCGCACTCCGCCTACGCCGGCCAATCCGCCGGCCTCGTGCGCGACGTGAAGCCCGCCGCGCAGATCATCGCAGACGTCATGCGTGAGGCGGAGTCGGTGGTGCGGGGGTTGCCGCGCGGTTGA